The following coding sequences lie in one Candidatus Eremiobacterota bacterium genomic window:
- a CDS encoding penicillin-binding protein 2: MTNRAIRDLAGFFVLLFGVIALRQIYVQLFEAPQIAARPANPRHALLDRGRGRILASDGTVLAQTVDGKRVYPFGPQLAQPVGYRSVRYGSSGIEGAFDRALTSPDSSGDPFAQLGALAATLRGSRVAAQGADVVTTIVPAVQSKLFELLSQHARGAGVALDPRTGAVLALASVPSYDPNDFDSHFPSLSEDPASPLLDRALDGLYPPGSTFKIFTAAAALDSNTVTLDSQFEDPGYLVVGNYTLHDNESEATGYADLTTAFALSSNVDFAQIALKMGVDTFYEYLNRWGIGDSLDFQLPAQRNRVPSKADIVPGELAQMGFGQGALLMTPLQMAMIGATIANGGDEPRPYIVRNVLRDGVSQSASSPGTLESPVSAQTAAKVTGMMVAVVERGTGTPAQLPRIAVAGKTGTATNPLGRSHAWFVAFAPAAHPRVVVAVVVENVGYGATYAAPIAREVMRTALQTSGS, encoded by the coding sequence GTGACCAACCGCGCGATTCGGGATCTCGCCGGGTTCTTCGTGCTGCTCTTCGGCGTCATCGCATTACGTCAAATTTACGTCCAGCTCTTTGAAGCGCCGCAAATCGCCGCGCGGCCGGCGAATCCACGTCACGCCTTGCTCGACCGGGGACGAGGGCGTATTCTCGCCAGCGATGGTACGGTACTCGCCCAAACGGTCGACGGTAAGCGCGTCTACCCGTTTGGTCCGCAACTCGCGCAGCCCGTGGGCTATAGGTCCGTACGATACGGCAGCAGCGGTATCGAGGGGGCGTTCGATCGCGCCCTCACGTCGCCGGATTCGAGCGGCGATCCGTTCGCGCAGCTTGGCGCGCTGGCGGCAACGCTTCGCGGCAGCCGCGTTGCAGCGCAGGGAGCCGATGTCGTCACCACCATCGTCCCAGCCGTTCAAAGCAAGCTTTTCGAGTTGCTCTCGCAACATGCGCGAGGCGCAGGGGTCGCACTGGATCCACGCACGGGCGCCGTTCTCGCCCTGGCGAGCGTGCCGAGCTACGATCCTAATGATTTCGATTCGCACTTCCCATCCCTCAGCGAGGATCCCGCCTCTCCGCTGCTCGACCGCGCGCTCGATGGACTCTATCCTCCCGGTTCTACGTTTAAAATCTTCACAGCAGCGGCGGCGCTCGACAGCAATACCGTGACCTTGGATTCGCAGTTTGAGGATCCGGGCTATCTCGTTGTAGGCAACTACACGCTGCACGATAACGAAAGCGAGGCCACCGGTTATGCCGATCTTACGACCGCATTTGCGCTCTCGAGTAATGTTGACTTCGCGCAAATTGCATTGAAAATGGGCGTGGATACGTTCTACGAGTATCTCAACCGCTGGGGAATCGGCGACTCCCTCGACTTTCAGCTCCCAGCGCAGCGCAATCGCGTACCGTCCAAGGCTGATATCGTGCCGGGTGAACTCGCCCAAATGGGCTTCGGGCAGGGCGCGCTCTTGATGACGCCGCTGCAAATGGCAATGATCGGAGCGACCATCGCCAACGGCGGCGACGAGCCGCGGCCGTACATCGTGCGCAACGTGCTGCGTGACGGCGTCTCTCAAAGCGCATCGAGCCCTGGAACGCTCGAAAGCCCGGTATCGGCGCAGACCGCCGCGAAGGTAACGGGCATGATGGTTGCCGTCGTGGAGCGCGGAACCGGAACTCCGGCCCAATTGCCTCGAATTGCCGTCGCGGGTAAGACCGGAACGGCGACGAATCCGCTCGGCCGTTCCCATGCATGGTTTGTAGCTTTCGCCCCCGCCGCGCATCCTCGCGTCGTGGTCGCCGTCGTCGTTGAAAACGTCGGTTACGGCGCCACCTACGCCGCTCCGATCGCTCGCGAAG
- the carB gene encoding carbamoyl-phosphate synthase large subunit, which yields MVIGSGPIVIGQAAEFDYAGVQACRALREEGHRVVLVNSNPATIMTDPEIADAVYLEPLTVASVAEIIGRERPDALLPTLGGQTGLNLAVELDEAGVLRDYNVELLGTPIETIRLAEDRERFKLKMLEIGEPVPESAVVTEIDQGLAFAQRSGYPLVVRPAYTLGGTGGGIVYDEPQLRETLNAGLNASLIHQVLLETSLLGWKEIEYEVLRDGAGNCIVVCNMENVDPVGVHTGDSIVVAPSQTLSDLEYQMLRSASINVIRALDVQGGCNIQFALHPERSEYAIIEVNPRVSRSSALASKATGYPIAKIATRIALGQRLDEIPNPVTGITKAAYEPTLDYVVVKIPRWPFDKFPIADTTLGTQMKSTGEAMGIGRSFRAALLKAVRGLDLERETLTGALAEWSNAELDAIVVRPTHERLFGICELLRRAPPEARAETIEHIHSLCSIDRFWLRELTELVAIEERLGGAPSDDEIAQALQTGYSTTSVARLMKQTAHRNGRAAGTPAFRMVDTAAAEFPAKSPYYYLSRGELDEMRPTPRDAVVVVGSGPIRIGQGIEFDYSCVHAAWALKNAGRSPVVINNNPETVSTDFDISDTLVFEPPGPDEVEATYRATRASGVMLAFGGQTAINLAAELGRRGVPIVGSDRRSLDMAENREQFDAALSRLGVARPEGKAARSFREARAIARELGFPVLVRPSFVLGGRAMEIVYNEAQLAAYAEAAPPILPDAPLLVDKYLRGLELEVDAVFDGDDILIPGVFEHIERAGIHSGDSISVYPVQSIDDAMERRIGDLTIAIARELGIKGLINIQFVLHDRTLFIIEANPRASRTVPIIQKATGINLVAAATRIALGEKLRDMEYGLGMRPHIPYVVVKVPVFSFSKMRGVETILGPEMKSTGEVLGIDESFAGALRKGFVAAGIRLPGSGGRILVSIADEEKDDFVPVLRAYAAMGHTLVATPGTRGTLREAGIATEGINKIADGSPHVLDLISSRGVDLVINDAKGPREISDDYKIRRAAVEASIACLTSLDTARALAEALASRAGPPRSLQEYRRSLSSEQIAARSASSIA from the coding sequence ATGGTTATTGGGTCGGGACCGATCGTGATCGGTCAGGCTGCAGAGTTCGATTACGCGGGAGTTCAGGCGTGCCGCGCGCTCCGCGAGGAAGGCCACCGGGTCGTCCTCGTCAACTCGAATCCGGCGACGATCATGACCGATCCGGAAATCGCCGATGCCGTCTACCTCGAACCCCTCACCGTTGCGTCCGTGGCCGAGATCATCGGCCGCGAGCGGCCGGACGCGCTCCTACCGACGCTGGGCGGGCAGACGGGCCTCAATCTCGCTGTCGAGTTGGATGAAGCCGGAGTGCTTCGCGATTATAACGTGGAGCTTCTCGGGACGCCCATCGAGACGATTCGTCTCGCCGAAGATCGCGAGCGCTTCAAGCTCAAGATGCTCGAAATCGGTGAGCCCGTTCCCGAGAGCGCGGTCGTTACCGAGATCGACCAGGGTTTGGCGTTCGCGCAACGCAGCGGATACCCGCTCGTCGTGCGTCCGGCATATACGTTGGGCGGAACCGGCGGCGGAATCGTCTACGACGAACCGCAGTTGCGTGAAACGCTCAATGCGGGGCTGAACGCGAGCCTCATCCACCAGGTTCTCTTGGAAACGTCGCTGCTCGGCTGGAAAGAGATCGAATACGAAGTCCTGCGCGACGGTGCGGGAAACTGCATCGTCGTTTGCAATATGGAGAACGTCGATCCCGTCGGCGTGCACACCGGCGACTCAATCGTGGTCGCGCCGTCGCAGACGCTCTCGGACCTCGAGTATCAGATGCTGCGCAGCGCCAGCATCAACGTCATCCGCGCGCTCGATGTCCAAGGCGGCTGCAACATCCAGTTCGCACTTCATCCGGAACGCAGCGAGTACGCTATTATCGAAGTGAATCCGCGCGTTTCTCGGAGTTCGGCGCTGGCCTCGAAAGCGACAGGCTATCCAATTGCGAAGATCGCAACGCGAATCGCGTTGGGTCAGCGGCTCGATGAAATTCCAAATCCGGTCACCGGCATCACCAAGGCAGCCTACGAGCCGACGCTCGATTACGTTGTCGTCAAGATCCCTCGCTGGCCCTTCGATAAGTTTCCGATCGCCGATACCACGCTCGGCACGCAGATGAAGTCGACCGGCGAGGCAATGGGCATCGGGCGAAGCTTTCGCGCCGCACTTCTGAAGGCAGTGCGTGGACTCGACTTGGAGCGGGAGACCCTTACCGGTGCGTTGGCCGAGTGGAGCAACGCGGAGCTGGACGCGATCGTCGTACGCCCGACCCACGAGCGGTTGTTCGGAATTTGCGAGCTTCTGCGCCGCGCTCCCCCCGAGGCTCGAGCCGAAACGATCGAGCACATACATTCGCTGTGCTCGATCGATCGCTTCTGGCTGCGAGAACTTACCGAGCTCGTCGCAATCGAGGAGCGGCTTGGCGGCGCACCATCTGACGACGAGATCGCGCAAGCGCTGCAAACGGGTTATTCGACGACCAGCGTCGCGCGGCTGATGAAGCAGACGGCGCATCGTAACGGCCGCGCGGCGGGAACTCCCGCATTTCGCATGGTGGACACCGCGGCCGCCGAGTTTCCGGCGAAATCCCCGTACTATTATCTTTCGCGCGGGGAGCTCGACGAAATGCGACCGACGCCGCGCGACGCCGTCGTCGTCGTCGGCAGTGGGCCGATTCGGATCGGCCAAGGAATTGAGTTCGACTACAGCTGCGTCCACGCGGCATGGGCTCTCAAGAACGCCGGGCGTTCGCCGGTCGTGATCAATAATAACCCCGAGACGGTCTCGACCGATTTCGATATTTCCGACACGCTCGTCTTCGAGCCGCCCGGCCCCGATGAAGTCGAGGCCACGTATCGTGCAACAAGGGCGTCAGGCGTTATGCTGGCCTTCGGCGGACAGACGGCAATCAATCTGGCCGCGGAGCTCGGCCGCCGAGGGGTCCCGATCGTGGGCAGCGACCGCCGCTCCCTCGACATGGCCGAGAACCGCGAACAGTTCGACGCCGCGCTCTCGCGATTGGGCGTCGCGCGCCCGGAAGGCAAAGCGGCCCGCAGTTTTCGCGAAGCGCGCGCGATCGCGCGCGAGCTCGGTTTCCCGGTGCTGGTGCGTCCCTCGTTTGTGTTAGGCGGTCGAGCGATGGAGATCGTGTACAACGAAGCGCAGCTTGCGGCATATGCCGAGGCGGCTCCGCCAATTCTTCCCGACGCGCCGTTGCTCGTCGATAAGTACTTGCGTGGACTCGAGCTCGAAGTCGACGCTGTTTTTGATGGCGATGACATCCTTATTCCCGGCGTCTTCGAGCACATCGAGCGCGCCGGGATTCATTCCGGCGACTCGATTAGCGTCTATCCCGTGCAGTCAATCGACGACGCGATGGAGCGGCGCATCGGCGACCTTACCATTGCCATCGCAAGGGAGCTGGGGATCAAGGGACTCATCAACATTCAGTTTGTATTGCACGACCGAACGCTCTTTATTATTGAAGCCAACCCTCGCGCCAGCCGGACCGTCCCCATCATCCAAAAGGCGACGGGAATCAATCTCGTTGCCGCCGCAACGAGGATCGCCCTTGGCGAGAAGCTGCGCGACATGGAGTACGGTCTCGGAATGCGGCCGCACATCCCATACGTCGTGGTGAAAGTGCCGGTTTTTTCGTTCTCGAAGATGCGCGGCGTCGAGACCATCCTCGGGCCCGAAATGAAATCGACCGGCGAAGTGCTCGGCATCGACGAGAGTTTTGCCGGTGCGCTTCGCAAGGGATTCGTCGCGGCGGGCATTCGCCTACCCGGGAGCGGAGGCCGCATACTTGTCTCCATCGCCGACGAAGAGAAGGACGACTTCGTCCCAGTCCTGCGAGCATACGCCGCAATGGGACACACGTTGGTGGCAACTCCAGGCACGCGCGGTACGCTTCGGGAGGCCGGCATTGCAACCGAGGGCATCAACAAAATTGCCGACGGATCGCCGCACGTGCTCGACCTCATCAGTTCGCGCGGGGTAGATTTGGTCATCAATGATGCAAAGGGACCACGCGAAATCAGCGATGACTACAAGATTCGCCGAGCGGCAGTCGAAGCGAGTATTGCGTGTTTGACGAGTCTCGATACCGCGCGGGCGCTGGCGGAAGCGCTCGCAAGCCGAGCCGGTCCGCCGCGGAGCCTGCAAGAGTATCGCAGGTCTTTGTCATCGGAGCAAATAGCAGCACGCTCGGCGTCGTCGATAGCCTGA
- the pdxH gene encoding pyridoxamine 5'-phosphate oxidase, which produces MIDPILLLAQWLDDAGGAGSIEAIAMCLATADGRGEPSARIVLLRGLDERGLRFFTSYLSRKGRELAQNPRAAAVLYWPQLHRQARVEGEVAMLGEDESDAYFSSRPRGHRLAAWSSEQSEPLESYAVLEERFAHFDARFEGEEVPRPHSWGGYLLAPSRIEFWQGRPNRMHERMLYTRSGNLWEMTRLQP; this is translated from the coding sequence GTGATCGATCCGATCCTGCTGCTCGCTCAATGGCTCGACGATGCCGGAGGCGCCGGGAGCATCGAAGCAATCGCAATGTGCTTAGCGACCGCCGATGGGCGCGGGGAGCCGTCGGCGCGGATCGTGCTGCTGCGCGGTCTCGACGAGCGCGGGCTTCGCTTCTTCACGTCGTATCTCAGCCGCAAGGGGCGCGAACTCGCACAAAATCCTCGCGCGGCGGCGGTTCTTTATTGGCCGCAGCTCCATCGCCAAGCTCGCGTGGAAGGCGAGGTCGCGATGCTCGGCGAGGACGAGTCAGACGCTTACTTCAGCTCGCGACCGCGCGGTCATCGCCTCGCGGCGTGGTCCTCCGAGCAGAGCGAGCCGCTCGAATCGTACGCGGTACTCGAAGAACGATTCGCGCATTTCGACGCGCGGTTCGAAGGAGAAGAAGTGCCGCGGCCGCATTCTTGGGGCGGCTATTTGCTTGCCCCGTCGCGCATCGAATTTTGGCAAGGCCGGCCGAATCGAATGCACGAGCGGATGCTCTATACGCGGTCGGGCAACCTCTGGGAGATGACGCGCCTGCAGCCGTAG
- a CDS encoding VWA domain-containing protein, translating to MTVEHPARLLLGVVAVVLFAGVYQILQRRKTANDLAYSNVGFFVEAIRPRRWIPFALQALWIVALTGVVLGISGPHLTIPVPVRDGSVFICLDTSGSMASSDVLPTREQAAKAAAQAFIGESPAGTKIGIISFAGAAGVVSPLSADHQSVVAALDQVPLPNGATAIGDALKLSAQLLPVTGHRVVILITDGVNNSGTDPMEMAQWLGAHHIPVYTVGIGTPNGGLIPGTNEQATIDEEALRGYAAASGGAYARAENATQLRDALARLGRVTSLQPKPIDASLPFAVAGAVSMLAAFLVGFGLGRYP from the coding sequence GTGACCGTCGAGCATCCGGCGCGGCTGTTGCTGGGCGTCGTCGCGGTCGTGCTCTTTGCCGGAGTCTACCAGATCCTGCAGCGACGGAAGACCGCCAATGATTTGGCCTATTCGAACGTTGGTTTCTTCGTTGAAGCAATCAGACCGCGACGTTGGATTCCGTTCGCGCTGCAGGCGCTCTGGATCGTGGCGCTGACCGGCGTGGTTCTCGGGATTTCCGGGCCGCATTTGACCATACCGGTGCCCGTGCGTGACGGTTCCGTTTTCATTTGCCTCGACACGTCAGGATCGATGGCATCGTCCGACGTCCTTCCCACGCGCGAGCAAGCGGCGAAAGCCGCGGCGCAAGCCTTCATTGGTGAAAGCCCGGCGGGAACAAAAATCGGCATCATTTCGTTCGCCGGCGCGGCCGGCGTGGTGTCGCCGTTATCGGCCGATCACCAATCGGTCGTCGCGGCGCTCGACCAGGTACCTCTTCCCAACGGCGCCACGGCAATCGGCGACGCACTCAAGTTGTCTGCGCAACTGCTTCCGGTGACCGGACATCGCGTCGTAATCTTGATCACCGACGGCGTCAACAATAGCGGCACCGACCCGATGGAAATGGCGCAGTGGCTGGGCGCTCACCATATTCCCGTCTATACCGTCGGGATCGGTACGCCGAACGGCGGTCTTATACCGGGAACGAACGAGCAAGCCACGATCGACGAGGAGGCGTTGCGCGGATATGCCGCAGCGAGCGGCGGCGCTTACGCTCGCGCAGAGAATGCAACGCAACTTCGCGACGCACTTGCGCGCCTTGGGCGTGTTACATCGCTGCAACCTAAACCAATCGATGCTTCACTGCCCTTTGCGGTCGCGGGAGCGGTTTCGATGCTAGCGGCGTTCCTTGTAGGCTTTGGCTTAGGGCGTTATCCGTGA
- a CDS encoding DUF58 domain-containing protein gives MTLREALLRARRRPRHLGAGSPTIYRGDGYEFVELRSYVAGDDVRRIDWAATARSGELQTRVVLEDVALTLAVILDESHSMRIGRRRTLLDAGREASAAWFGAACSEDRCIRVADDGVTPPALQRNPHRTLIIRAGSPHFDLPRILRTARAALPRGAALLAIGDWWELHPSLDRDLADLGARFDCTALVARDPWYDALPLRGMVRMLGAEGGAVRAYVGRRERTAFQAAVRRREAGLLRRFESANWRTGVLREADGVASLATAFGLPRL, from the coding sequence GTGACATTACGCGAAGCGCTGCTGCGCGCGCGGCGCCGGCCGCGCCATTTGGGTGCAGGCTCGCCGACAATCTATCGCGGCGATGGCTATGAGTTTGTCGAGTTGCGCTCGTACGTCGCGGGTGACGACGTGCGCCGCATCGATTGGGCAGCGACGGCGCGATCCGGCGAGCTGCAGACGCGCGTCGTCTTGGAAGATGTCGCACTCACGCTTGCCGTCATCCTCGACGAATCGCACTCGATGCGGATCGGACGTCGCCGCACACTGCTCGATGCCGGCCGCGAGGCGTCAGCCGCATGGTTTGGAGCCGCATGCTCCGAGGATCGCTGCATTCGCGTGGCTGACGACGGCGTCACGCCGCCAGCCTTGCAACGCAACCCACATCGCACGCTGATAATTCGGGCCGGTTCGCCGCACTTCGATCTGCCTCGCATACTGCGGACGGCACGCGCGGCGCTGCCTCGGGGCGCGGCGCTCCTCGCCATCGGCGACTGGTGGGAGCTGCACCCTTCGCTCGATCGAGATCTCGCCGATCTCGGCGCGCGTTTCGATTGCACGGCGCTCGTTGCACGCGATCCTTGGTACGACGCATTGCCTTTGCGAGGTATGGTACGGATGCTCGGCGCCGAAGGCGGCGCGGTGCGCGCGTACGTTGGCCGCCGCGAACGCACGGCTTTTCAAGCGGCCGTGCGTCGGCGGGAGGCCGGGCTCCTCCGGCGCTTCGAAAGCGCGAACTGGCGAACTGGCGTGCTCCGCGAAGCCGACGGCGTGGCGTCGCTAGCCACGGCGTTCGGTCTGCCCCGGCTGTGA
- a CDS encoding AAA family ATPase: MIAAREPAELRAALAQTIVGQEGVIEALLLALLCNGHVLLEGPPGLAKTLACRSLAAALESEFKRIQFTPDLLPSDIVGTRIFDQRESAFTTVLGPIFANVVLADEINRAPAKVQSALLEAMQERQVTIGPQSFALPDPFIVMATMNPLDSEGTYALPIAQMDRFLMKVNVGYPSREEELRILDRFAVADTQPVRAIATLDDVRAWRDRAHAVHIDEKLKRYIVELVAISRQGERVTVRANSGATLRASELIDYGASPRATLALAFLARARALLARRDFALPDDVRAIAPHALRHRIGFNYRLAAEGIAPDAVIDAIIGAVPAP, translated from the coding sequence ATGATCGCCGCGCGTGAACCCGCCGAACTTCGCGCTGCGCTGGCGCAAACGATCGTCGGCCAAGAGGGAGTCATCGAAGCGTTGCTCCTGGCGTTGCTTTGCAACGGGCACGTCCTGCTCGAAGGACCGCCTGGTCTTGCCAAGACGCTCGCTTGCCGTTCGCTGGCGGCCGCGCTCGAAAGCGAATTCAAACGCATTCAATTTACGCCCGATTTGCTGCCGAGCGACATCGTCGGAACCCGCATCTTCGACCAGCGTGAAAGCGCGTTTACGACGGTGCTCGGACCGATCTTTGCCAATGTCGTTCTGGCTGACGAGATCAATCGCGCACCAGCAAAGGTGCAGTCGGCGCTGTTGGAAGCGATGCAGGAGCGTCAAGTGACGATCGGGCCGCAATCTTTTGCGCTGCCCGACCCTTTTATCGTGATGGCAACGATGAATCCGCTCGACTCCGAAGGGACCTACGCGTTGCCGATCGCGCAAATGGATCGCTTTCTGATGAAGGTGAACGTTGGCTATCCGTCGCGCGAGGAGGAGTTGCGGATTCTCGATCGCTTTGCGGTTGCCGACACGCAGCCCGTACGCGCAATTGCGACGCTCGACGACGTCCGCGCCTGGCGCGACCGGGCCCACGCCGTACACATCGACGAGAAACTCAAGCGCTACATCGTCGAACTCGTTGCTATTAGCCGCCAAGGCGAACGGGTGACGGTTCGTGCGAACTCCGGTGCTACGTTGCGTGCGTCGGAGTTGATCGACTACGGCGCGAGCCCCCGCGCGACGCTCGCGCTCGCCTTCCTTGCAAGAGCCCGCGCGTTGCTTGCACGGCGGGATTTTGCCCTGCCCGACGACGTGCGAGCGATCGCGCCGCACGCCCTGCGCCACCGCATCGGCTTCAACTATCGCCTTGCTGCCGAAGGTATCGCCCCCGACGCGGTCATCGACGCCATCATCGGCGCAGTCCCGGCGCCGTGA
- the carA gene encoding glutamine-hydrolyzing carbamoyl-phosphate synthase small subunit, producing MAKRAALFLADGSRFDGHGLEFEGIALGEAVFYTGMTGYEEALTDPSYAGQILTFTYPMVGNYGISGSAAQYRRACVAATVIKQIAYHPSHHLSKMTLPRWLDVQNIPALIGADTRAITISLREHGTIWAALAVGDAAVDEAECRLSEFVRTASTTELVPSVATRERFTVGSEDGTRVALIDCGVKRAILRHLEALGARVQVLPYDATEAQVLAGDPAAIFVSPGPGDPTDLRATIGLLRALLGRKPLYGICLGHQLLALACGARTYKLPYGHRGGNQPVMDVLAGEVLITAHNHGYAVDATSLPDDLEATMTNLNDGTNEGFRHRSLPIAGVQFHPEASPGPFDARRLFAQWLEELPRA from the coding sequence GTGGCAAAACGCGCCGCGCTCTTTCTCGCCGACGGTAGCCGCTTCGATGGGCACGGGTTGGAGTTCGAAGGCATCGCGCTGGGCGAAGCGGTTTTTTATACCGGAATGACCGGCTACGAAGAGGCACTGACCGACCCATCGTATGCGGGGCAAATTCTTACTTTCACGTATCCCATGGTTGGTAACTATGGAATCTCCGGCAGTGCAGCGCAATATCGTCGCGCGTGCGTAGCCGCCACCGTCATCAAACAGATCGCCTACCACCCGTCGCACCATCTTTCGAAAATGACCTTGCCGAGGTGGCTCGACGTACAGAACATTCCAGCGCTAATTGGTGCGGACACGCGCGCCATTACGATCTCGTTGCGCGAACACGGAACGATCTGGGCGGCGCTTGCCGTTGGCGATGCCGCGGTGGACGAGGCGGAGTGCCGCCTCAGCGAGTTTGTCCGCACGGCGAGCACGACGGAGCTAGTTCCGAGCGTCGCGACGCGTGAGCGGTTTACCGTGGGTAGCGAAGATGGAACTCGAGTCGCGTTGATCGACTGCGGCGTAAAACGCGCGATTCTTCGTCACCTCGAAGCGCTGGGCGCACGAGTTCAAGTGCTTCCGTACGACGCGACCGAGGCGCAAGTGCTAGCCGGCGACCCGGCGGCTATTTTTGTCTCGCCCGGCCCGGGCGATCCGACCGATCTTCGGGCGACAATCGGTCTCCTGCGCGCCCTGCTCGGGCGAAAACCGCTTTACGGCATCTGTTTAGGCCATCAGTTGCTCGCATTGGCATGCGGCGCGCGTACGTATAAGCTCCCGTACGGTCATCGCGGCGGCAATCAGCCGGTCATGGACGTGCTCGCCGGCGAGGTTTTGATCACCGCGCACAATCATGGATATGCCGTCGATGCGACATCGCTGCCCGACGATCTCGAGGCGACGATGACCAACCTCAACGACGGCACGAATGAAGGCTTTCGTCACCGAAGTCTTCCCATCGCCGGAGTGCAGTTTCACCCTGAAGCGTCGCCTGGTCCGTTCGACGCTCGCCGGCTTTTCGCGCAGTGGCTCGAAGAACTGCCACGCGCGTAG
- a CDS encoding dihydroorotase has protein sequence MKPLLIRGGRVVDPASSLDSLRDLRVRDGRIAEIGAHLKAAADEDVLDVPNAIVAPGFIDMHVHLRQPGYSQKETIESGTQAAVRGGFTAVACMPNTNPALDDPSVINALMQRVAREATCRVHPIAAMTLGREGFTPCDFASLAKVGAVAFSDDGDTVENAAVMREAALLARDIAGAFISHCEPEESIVARDLQIAGQSGKTWHVAHVSTAAALELIRQARSREVEVTCEVTPHHLHFTRDLLGELGGAARVNPPLRSEDDVAALRRAVRDGTIDAFASDHAPHTAEEKDRSVCDAAPGFSGLEVAVGAYAAALPDLPLTRFVEMLSTNPARILGIRGGSLATGELADITIFADREWTVDPTRFASMGKCTPFAGRRLPRKVLATIVEGLAQYRTDDLAA, from the coding sequence GTGAAGCCGTTATTGATTCGAGGGGGAAGGGTCGTCGATCCAGCGTCTTCCCTAGATTCGCTGCGCGATCTCCGAGTGCGCGACGGGCGAATCGCCGAGATCGGCGCACACTTGAAAGCCGCAGCCGACGAGGATGTTTTGGACGTGCCCAACGCGATTGTCGCACCGGGCTTCATCGACATGCACGTGCACCTGCGCCAACCGGGATATTCGCAAAAGGAGACGATCGAGAGCGGAACGCAAGCGGCTGTTCGCGGCGGCTTCACCGCTGTCGCCTGCATGCCGAATACGAACCCCGCGCTCGACGATCCCAGCGTCATCAACGCTTTGATGCAGCGCGTCGCCCGGGAGGCGACCTGCCGCGTCCATCCGATTGCCGCGATGACCCTGGGGCGCGAAGGTTTCACGCCATGCGACTTCGCCTCGCTGGCGAAGGTGGGCGCGGTCGCCTTTTCCGACGACGGCGATACCGTCGAGAACGCGGCGGTGATGCGCGAGGCCGCGCTGCTCGCGCGCGATATCGCCGGAGCCTTCATTTCGCATTGCGAGCCCGAGGAGTCGATCGTGGCGCGCGACCTTCAAATCGCCGGGCAAAGCGGTAAAACCTGGCACGTCGCGCACGTTTCGACGGCCGCCGCACTCGAGCTCATTCGCCAAGCCCGCTCGCGCGAGGTGGAAGTTACCTGCGAGGTGACACCGCACCATCTGCACTTCACCCGCGATCTGCTAGGTGAGCTCGGAGGCGCCGCGCGGGTGAATCCGCCCTTGCGCAGCGAGGACGACGTCGCCGCATTGCGACGGGCCGTACGCGATGGAACGATCGACGCTTTCGCCAGTGACCACGCACCACACACGGCCGAAGAGAAAGATCGCAGCGTGTGCGACGCGGCGCCTGGCTTTTCTGGATTGGAAGTCGCAGTGGGGGCCTATGCGGCCGCATTGCCGGATCTGCCGCTGACGCGGTTCGTCGAAATGCTTTCGACCAATCCGGCGCGCATTCTCGGCATTCGCGGCGGCAGCTTGGCTACGGGGGAGCTTGCCGACATCACCATTTTCGCCGATCGCGAATGGACCGTCGATCCGACTCGTTTCGCCTCGATGGGAAAATGCACGCCGTTTGCGGGGCGCCGATTGCCCCGCAAAGTCTTAGCGACGATTGTCGAGGGCTTGGCGCAGTACCGCACCGACGATTTGGCGGCATAG